In Littorina saxatilis isolate snail1 linkage group LG8, US_GU_Lsax_2.0, whole genome shotgun sequence, a single genomic region encodes these proteins:
- the LOC138973977 gene encoding uncharacterized protein produces MADHEENSETSSVSSLELSCYSSDFEVLNEHDLQPYQFEPELSDAEVEETPDRDDFSESLDRLMSTNWCQCANCAGMGSIRECRCCQEIPEMESLTVSTGVGCITDHPGFRSVCLDHYVLETCYHWYNQQYGRAIQDANE; encoded by the exons ATGGCAGACCATGAAGAAAACAGTGAAACAAGCAGCGTTTCTTCACTGGAACTATCGTGCTACAGTAGTGATTTTGAGGTTTTGAATGAACACGATCTTCAACCATACCAGTTTGAACCTGAGCTGTCCGATGCTGAGGTTGAGGAAACACCCGACAGAGACGATTTTAGCGAGTCTCTCGATCGTTTGATGTCCACCAACTG gtgtcagTGCGCAAACTGTGCAGGCATGGGCTCAATCCGAGAATGCCGCTGTTGTCAAGAAATTCCAGAAATGGAATCACTGACAGTAAGCACAGGGGTGGGCTGCATCACTGACCACCCTGGCTTCAGATCAGTGTGCTTGGACCACTATGTCTTGGAGACATGCTATCACTGGTACAACCAGCAGTATGGGAGGGCTATACAGGATGCTAATGAgtaa